A stretch of DNA from Microlunatus sp. Gsoil 973:
CCTCTACGACGGCGTGGTTGATCCGGATTCGGACATCGACCTCGACCTGTTCCTCGATCGTGTCGACCCGGCCTGCTTCACCGAGGTCGGCACCGGAACACTGCCGATCGGCGACATCCTGGAAACGGCAGCGACGTTGCCGCGCCTGGAATATGTCTTCCTGGAACAGGATCACACCACGATGAACGAGATCGACTCCATCCGCACCAGCCGGGAAGCGTTCGCACGTCTCGGCGACGTCGCCTGGTCCTAGCCGGGCGCCCCCGCTGGTGCCCATGCCCGGTGAGCCGATCATTCCCGCACCACCTGCTGCATCCCGCACCGTGTGTACCGGGTGCGGGATGCAGCAGGTGGTGCGGCAGCGGGCAGAGGCACGCTGACCGCCTCGCCGGACCCCCCGGCGGGGACCCCCCACGCAGGAAGCCGACGGACGACCGCTCCACGCGGTCGTCCGCCGGTGCCAGCGGCTGGCCCAGCAGCTAGAAGTAGTACTTACGTGGACCGATCTGACGCCCTGCGGCGCCAAGGATCCACAGGATGGCCCCGATAACGATCAGGATGATGCCGATCGTCCACAGGATCGAGATGCTGAAGACCAAGCCGAGAATCAGCAAGATCACACCGAGAATAATCACGACGACTCCTTTCCAGGCGGGCCGTCCGCCCGACGCCCCGATTCGGCTGAAGTAGTACCCGCCCCGCAGCGGGAGAAACGACCAGCTGCAGCTCATGTACGTTTTCGTATACGATTCGTCCATCCGCGTTGAACGGGCGAGCGCGGACCGCAGTCGCCGCACAATGGAACTGCGGGCTGAGGAGGGATCATGCAGTTCCATCACCACGGGTACGTCTCCGGTGATCCTCGCGTCCAGCCGGCAGCCGGCGTCGGGGTGGACCGCCCGACTGACCTGCCCGACGAGGTCGATGTGCTGATCGTCGGCGCCGGCCCGGCCGGGATGATCGCCGCGGCACAACTCGCACAGTTCCCCAACGTCGTCACCCGGCTGGTCGAGCGCCGGCCCGGCCGCCTGGAGATCGGTCAGGCGGACGGAATCCAGGCGCGCAGCGTGGAGACGTTCCAGGCCTTCGGCTTCGCCAATCGGATCATCGACGAAGCGTTCCGGATCACCGAGACCTGCTTCTGGAAGCCGGACCCGGACCATCCGGAGAACATCGTCCGCGTCGCCCGTACGCCCGACGATCCGAACGGGATCAGCGAGTTCCCGCATCTGATCGTCAATCAGGCCCGGGTCCTGGACTACTTCGCCGAGGTCGCCCGGAACGCACCCGCCCGGTTGGAACCCGACTACGGCTACGACTTCATCACCCTGTCGGTGGCCGGCAGTGGTGATCACCGGGTGACTGTGACCCTGCGCCGGACCACCGGGGATCTGGCCGAACGCGTGGTACGGGCCAAGTACGTGATCGGCTGCGACGGTGCCCGCAGCAAGGTTCGGGAGTCGATCGGTCGCGAACTGGTCGGTGACCAGGCCAACCATGCCTGGGGCGTGATGGATGTGCTGGCCGA
This window harbors:
- a CDS encoding FAD-dependent monooxygenase yields the protein MQFHHHGYVSGDPRVQPAAGVGVDRPTDLPDEVDVLIVGAGPAGMIAAAQLAQFPNVVTRLVERRPGRLEIGQADGIQARSVETFQAFGFANRIIDEAFRITETCFWKPDPDHPENIVRVARTPDDPNGISEFPHLIVNQARVLDYFAEVARNAPARLEPDYGYDFITLSVAGSGDHRVTVTLRRTTGDLAERVVRAKYVIGCDGARSKVRESIGRELVGDQANHAWGVMDVLAETDFPDIRRKCAIQSHDGGSILHIPREGDHLFRMYVDLGPVHDGDHQAVRNTSQEEVEARANRILHPYTLTVRKVCWRSVYEVGHRLTDKFDDVPADLVGTRTPRVFITGDACHTHSAKAGQGMNVSMQDGWNIAWKLGHVLDGRAQGDPAGHLLRGAAGDRPEPDRLRPGMVGADGRPPRRIG